The genome window CAGGGAAGAAGGCAAAGCCGGTGTTTCCGGCCCGGTGCTGGGGGCGAAACTGCATTCAGCACGTCTGGATGTAGACAGGCTGCGCCAGCCTTTTCCGGCCATCCCATCCATTCAGCCGGAGGGAGAACCGGTCCGCGTTGATCTGCCTGCCATATTGCCTTCTGCGCCTGTCTCTGCCCCTTCTGTGCCCTCTCCGGTTGCTTCACCGCGATCATCTGAGCCGCCTTCACCGTTTTTCCCTGTCTGGCTGAAGCATGGGGGAGGGCAGATCGACTGGGATGTGGAAACGCTTCATGCAGGTGGCATGGACTGGAGCAAAGCCACGATCGGCATAAGTCTTGGTGCCGAGGGAATCCGCGTTCAGCCGCTGCATATGGAGGCGCCGGGGCAGCGGGGCCCGGTCTCGGCCATGCTGGACTGGAGACGGGATGGCACGCTCTCCGCGGCAGTCGATGCGGGTGCGCTCCCGCTTGAGGCAATCGTCGCCCTGATGAAGCAGCCCGGTATGGCACGCGGAGATATCGGGATCGATGCCGCTGTGCAGGCGCATATGCAGCAGACAAGCTGGCCTCATGATCTCAGTGGCCATGCAAGTCTCTGGTCGGTAGGCAGCGTGGTCAGCGGGACTGCGCTTGATCCGATGCTGTCGAAGTTGGTCAGGCAGGCTGGTCTGCCATTGCATCCCCGTCTGGGTGCTGATGCGGGTATTGCCTGCTTTGCCGCCCGTGCCGAGGCCCGTGATGGAATCGCCGTGCTGAGGGCATTCGCACTGGAAACCGATCCGCTGCGTCTGTCCGCTGCGGGGTATGTGGATATTCGTGACCAGACGTTGAAACTGTTTCTGCATCCCTTGCTGCGCACGGGGGGAAGCGGGTTGCTGCTGCCGCTGATACTGGAGGGGCCGTTTGATCGGCCCTCCGCAAAAATGCGTGGGGCGGATGTGGCGGCGATGAGGGCGGCAATTCAGACATCCCTGACGGCGCTGGGTGTTTCTGCGCTGGCTGGGGCTGCTGATGCGGGTTCGGAGATCATGAACCGTGCTGATCAGGGTGATTGCGCGCCGGCACTGACTGCGGCACGGGGGCAGCATGCCGGTCCCCCGGCGCCAATCCCTTCGCAGGGTGGAAAAGGAAAACTATCGGTGCAGGATCTGCTGAAAGGGCTGCTGCGGTGAAGCGTTTCTGGAAAGAAGCAGCGGTGGTGGAGGAAGCAGCGGGACTGACGGTGACCCTTGATGGTCGTCCGATGAGGTTGCCGGGCGGTGTCTCGCTTCGTTTCGCCAATCGGGCACTGGCCGAGGCGATTGCCGTGGAGTGGGGGCAGGCAGGTGCACCGGGGGAGCCGTTCAGCTTCGACATGGTGCCGATGACCCGTCTGGCGGGAACCGCGCAGGAGCGTGTGGCGGTTGATCCGGCGGCGTCGGTGGAGGCGCTGGTCTCTTATGGCGGCAGTGACCTGCTTTGTTACCGTGCCGATGGGCCGGAGGAACTGACAACCCGGCAGGAACGGCTTTGGCAGCCTCTGCTCGACTGGGCAGAGCAGCGATATGGTGCGCGCCTGCATGTGACGACGGGGATTATTCATGTGTCCCAGCCAGAGGCATCGCTGATGGCGTTGCGAGCCGCTCTGGCGGCTTTGGACCCGGCCGCTCTGGCGGCGCTCGGGATTGTGGTCCCGGCCCTGGGCAGTCTCGTCATTGGCCTCGCCCTGGCAGAGGGGCGGCTTGATCCGGCGGAGGCACTCGAAATCGCATTGCTGGATGACATATATCAGGAAGAGAAATGGGGTACGGATGCCGAGGCCGCCAAACGCCGTGCCCATCTTGCCGCTGATGTTGAAACCGCGATCCGCTTCCTGCGCCTGAGCGCAGGTGTGGCGGAACAGGAGGGAGAAACGGCGCAGTGAGCGCAAAGCATGTGCTGATCTCCGGTGTGGT of Granulibacter bethesdensis contains these proteins:
- a CDS encoding ATP12 family chaperone protein, with the translated sequence MKRFWKEAAVVEEAAGLTVTLDGRPMRLPGGVSLRFANRALAEAIAVEWGQAGAPGEPFSFDMVPMTRLAGTAQERVAVDPAASVEALVSYGGSDLLCYRADGPEELTTRQERLWQPLLDWAEQRYGARLHVTTGIIHVSQPEASLMALRAALAALDPAALAALGIVVPALGSLVIGLALAEGRLDPAEALEIALLDDIYQEEKWGTDAEAAKRRAHLAADVETAIRFLRLSAGVAEQEGETAQ